From the genome of Limisalsivibrio acetivorans, one region includes:
- a CDS encoding ParA family protein: MKTIAVYSIKGGVGKTAASVNLAYYAAKAGKKVLIWDLDPQAAATFYFRVKPKIKKGIKKTVQGKRDIDDDIKATDYENLDIIPSDFSYRKLDIFLDAEDKSKKRIGDILKPLQDEYDVVILDAPPGITLLSEALIQAADILAVPIIPTVLSQRTSEMLTSYLKENDMKKVRPALFFSMVDRRKKIHREVMEDPGIKRIKLLESFIPYSADVERMGTNREPVGAFSPWCRASRAYKTLWEELEAIL; the protein is encoded by the coding sequence ATGAAAACAATCGCAGTTTACAGTATTAAGGGGGGTGTCGGAAAGACAGCCGCCTCGGTTAATCTGGCATATTATGCCGCTAAGGCGGGTAAGAAGGTTCTTATATGGGATCTCGACCCCCAGGCGGCGGCTACCTTTTATTTCCGTGTTAAGCCGAAGATAAAGAAGGGTATAAAAAAGACCGTTCAGGGTAAGCGTGATATCGATGATGATATCAAGGCGACGGACTATGAGAACCTCGACATTATCCCCTCCGACTTCTCTTACCGGAAGCTGGATATATTTCTCGATGCGGAGGATAAGTCGAAGAAGCGCATTGGGGATATTCTGAAGCCTTTACAGGATGAGTACGATGTTGTTATACTTGATGCACCCCCCGGGATAACACTTCTCTCAGAGGCTCTTATCCAGGCGGCAGACATTCTTGCCGTTCCGATAATACCCACTGTTCTCTCCCAGAGAACAAGCGAGATGCTCACTTCATACCTCAAAGAGAATGATATGAAGAAGGTTCGCCCCGCTCTGTTCTTCTCTATGGTGGATAGAAGGAAGAAGATCCACAGGGAGGTTATGGAGGATCCGGGTATAAAGCGGATTAAGCTTCTTGAAAGCTTCATCCCCTATTCTGCAGATGTTGAGCGTATGGGGACAAACCGTGAACCGGTGGGGGCTTTCAGCCCGTGGTGCAGGGCTTCCAGAGCGTATAAAACACTCTGGGAAGAGCTTGAGGCTATTCTCTGA
- the ppk1 gene encoding polyphosphate kinase 1 translates to MSNYRFINREISWLGFNERVLREAEDERVPLLEKLKFLAIFSSNLDEFFMIRVAGLMDQVNAGYTKTDISGHTPEELLHQISDICHKLVKDQQTIFNSVKKECAKHHIVIEPNIEGDLEEIVESIFTEEIMPLVSPVTLSSANPFPFIYNLRHCIFVELEKDGKKHYSIIIIPENLQRVFKVKLHRTYFLTSEEIIAKYLQRVFPGYDVKDSYMLRLTRNADLSVEEEEAEDLLKLIQKKLPARKKGNVVRVEIDKRAPDEVFSILKEHIHFEDEDVYVVDKPLDLTFLFAVSGENKELAYPVYTPYIPYGLKADETIFDRIKERDYIFYRPYHDFALISGLIRVAARDRDVLSIKMTLYRANKGSSIMESLAEAARAGKQVCVVIELKARFDEERNVEWATKLEEAGCIVTYGIAGLKIHSKNLMIVRKEQGRIVRYNHLSTGNYNESTANLYTDIDYLTADDEVGEECANLFNMLMGYTDYVQWKHLYPAPTHIKPKILEFIDNEMEYARKGKKAEVIVKVNSLIDKPLMEKIYDASRAGVKIKMIIRGICGITAGEKGLSENIQVRSIVGRFLEHPRIVYFHNGGKPRVFISTADWMERNMDRRVEQLFEVKDKEASRFLIKILECNLEDNTKAWELRGDVYEKVQPSSKEKPFGCQQDMIDNGIE, encoded by the coding sequence ATGAGTAATTACCGTTTTATCAACAGGGAGATAAGCTGGCTTGGCTTTAATGAGCGTGTCCTCAGGGAGGCCGAGGACGAGCGTGTGCCCCTCCTTGAAAAACTGAAGTTTCTTGCCATATTTTCGTCCAATCTGGACGAATTTTTTATGATCCGTGTCGCCGGTCTTATGGACCAGGTTAATGCCGGCTATACCAAAACAGACATATCCGGCCATACCCCCGAAGAGCTTCTGCACCAGATATCCGATATATGCCATAAGCTTGTGAAGGATCAGCAGACGATATTCAACAGTGTAAAGAAGGAGTGCGCAAAGCACCATATCGTTATAGAGCCGAATATTGAAGGGGATCTCGAAGAGATTGTTGAATCTATCTTCACCGAAGAGATAATGCCCCTCGTTTCCCCCGTTACCCTGAGCTCGGCAAACCCCTTCCCCTTTATCTATAACCTGCGCCACTGCATCTTTGTGGAGCTTGAGAAGGATGGCAAAAAGCATTACAGCATTATAATAATACCGGAGAACCTCCAGAGGGTTTTCAAGGTTAAGCTTCATAGAACATATTTCCTGACATCCGAGGAGATTATTGCAAAGTATCTTCAGCGGGTCTTCCCCGGTTACGACGTGAAGGACAGCTATATGCTCCGACTCACCAGGAACGCCGACCTCTCCGTTGAAGAGGAAGAGGCGGAGGACCTGCTTAAGCTTATCCAGAAAAAGCTCCCTGCCAGAAAGAAGGGGAACGTTGTTCGGGTGGAGATAGACAAACGTGCCCCTGATGAGGTTTTCAGCATACTTAAAGAGCATATCCACTTCGAGGATGAGGATGTTTATGTGGTGGACAAGCCTCTGGATCTCACCTTTCTTTTTGCTGTGAGCGGCGAAAATAAGGAGCTGGCCTATCCGGTCTACACACCCTATATCCCTTACGGACTCAAAGCGGATGAAACAATCTTCGACCGTATCAAGGAGAGGGACTACATATTCTACCGCCCTTACCACGATTTTGCCCTCATCTCCGGTTTGATTCGGGTGGCCGCAAGGGATCGTGATGTTCTCTCCATTAAGATGACGCTTTACCGTGCAAACAAGGGCTCCAGTATAATGGAATCCCTCGCCGAGGCCGCAAGGGCGGGTAAGCAGGTCTGCGTGGTAATCGAGCTTAAGGCACGCTTTGACGAAGAGAGAAACGTTGAGTGGGCCACAAAGCTTGAGGAGGCTGGGTGTATCGTAACCTATGGTATCGCAGGGCTTAAGATACATTCCAAAAACCTTATGATCGTTCGAAAGGAGCAGGGGAGGATCGTTCGGTATAATCATCTCTCCACCGGAAATTACAACGAATCCACAGCCAATCTTTATACTGATATAGACTATCTCACCGCCGATGATGAGGTGGGTGAGGAGTGTGCGAACCTCTTCAATATGCTGATGGGGTATACCGACTACGTTCAATGGAAGCATCTCTATCCCGCCCCGACCCACATCAAGCCGAAGATCCTTGAGTTTATCGATAACGAGATGGAGTACGCCCGAAAGGGGAAGAAGGCGGAGGTTATCGTCAAGGTGAACTCACTCATTGATAAGCCCCTGATGGAAAAGATATACGACGCCTCCCGTGCGGGGGTTAAGATAAAGATGATAATAAGAGGCATCTGCGGGATAACCGCCGGCGAGAAGGGGCTTAGCGAGAATATTCAGGTTCGCAGCATTGTGGGAAGGTTTCTTGAACACCCCCGGATCGTATATTTCCACAACGGAGGCAAGCCCCGCGTGTTCATCTCCACAGCGGACTGGATGGAAAGAAACATGGACAGGCGTGTGGAACAGCTATTTGAGGTTAAGGACAAGGAGGCGAGCCGCTTCCTCATAAAGATACTCGAATGCAACCTTGAGGATAATACCAAAGCCTGGGAGCTGCGGGGGGATGTCTACGAAAAGGTGCAGCCATCTTCTAAGGAAAAACCCTTTGGTTGTCAGCAGGATATGATAGATAACGGGATTGAATAG
- a CDS encoding extracellular solute-binding protein gives MTVLITALPVFAADKELYLYNWTEYMPGEVIERFQDETGIKVVYTTYDSNEAMYAKLKLLSGKGYDLAVPSTYYVNKMRSEGLLHRIDKSKLSNFENLEISLTNKEYDPGNEYSIPYLWGSTGISVNTDRVKNTNINSWLELWKPEYKGKVLLTDDVREVFHMGLTVLGYSGNSTKESEIKAAYEKLRELMPNVLLFNSEAPKIPYITGEVNIGMNWNGESYTAHEENPAIEYIYPKEGVILWMDNFVIPKNAENVENAHKFIDFVLRPEIAKIITEEIGYAIPNAEAKKLLDEEIRNNETIYPSAETIEKGEFQMDVGEAITIYEEYWEKLKTGN, from the coding sequence ATGACGGTATTAATAACCGCACTCCCTGTATTTGCGGCTGATAAGGAGCTTTATCTGTATAACTGGACGGAGTACATGCCCGGCGAGGTGATCGAGCGTTTCCAGGATGAGACCGGAATCAAGGTTGTATACACCACCTACGACAGCAACGAAGCGATGTACGCAAAGCTCAAGCTCCTTTCCGGAAAGGGTTACGACCTTGCCGTTCCCTCAACATACTACGTGAACAAGATGCGCTCAGAGGGGCTTCTGCACAGGATCGATAAATCTAAGCTCAGCAACTTCGAAAACCTTGAAATAAGTCTCACAAACAAGGAGTACGACCCGGGCAATGAGTACAGCATTCCCTACCTTTGGGGGAGTACGGGTATATCCGTAAATACTGACAGGGTCAAGAATACAAACATAAACAGCTGGCTCGAGCTCTGGAAACCTGAGTATAAGGGGAAGGTTCTGCTCACCGATGATGTCCGGGAGGTTTTCCATATGGGGCTCACAGTCCTCGGTTATTCCGGAAACTCCACCAAAGAGAGCGAGATAAAGGCAGCCTATGAGAAGCTCAGGGAGCTTATGCCCAATGTTCTCCTCTTCAACTCCGAAGCTCCTAAGATCCCCTACATAACCGGTGAGGTTAATATCGGGATGAACTGGAACGGCGAATCATACACAGCCCACGAGGAAAACCCCGCCATCGAATATATCTACCCCAAGGAGGGTGTAATACTTTGGATGGACAACTTCGTCATCCCCAAAAACGCAGAGAATGTTGAGAATGCCCACAAATTTATAGATTTCGTCCTCCGCCCCGAGATCGCAAAGATCATCACGGAGGAGATAGGCTACGCCATCCCCAATGCGGAGGCGAAGAAACTTCTGGACGAAGAAATCAGAAATAATGAAACGATCTACCCCTCCGCAGAGACCATAGAAAAGGGGGAGTTCCAGATGGACGTCGGAGAGGCTATCACTATCTACGAGGAATACTGGGAAAAGCTTAAGACGGGGAACTAA
- a CDS encoding HD domain-containing protein, translating into MKNGLFASINIGASAFRMIICEYRDGEERVLETLVKPLGLGKDTFTKGYITLDNVYKATRIMQNFRNKLDEFGIKKNYKCVCTSGVREARNRYFLIDHIFQKTGIKLDVVDPSEEVYVKYIGVKNDIPDFDKYERKGVIFANISSGNVSLNIIKDGVSIFSGTLPYGSLRLREIFKHIPIHSRHKAYRQYVKTMFTTISSSLGGDMSIKYIVCSGSSVNTLLSIFKPEDNFFMRKQLEELYEQVKDKPSQENMMDLGIRMNEAKVLVPMLEMYLRLLSYVKSDRLRFSRLTFPHIMTRYYSKSVNDTGFNTRLRKTLYFMGERFNFDKLHAKTVAGFATKLFDSLSELHNMGNKERILLEAGAILHDIGYFIDAKMHHEHSYYIANALDMPGFSKDQVTIVAFLVLMHRNEPEQSLGKRFSYLDIDTQLIIRKLESMLRIADALDTSHMQLIIDFDVQVANNRILISARTKKVPYLEKITFEQKKELFIETFGIPIELETRILYE; encoded by the coding sequence ATGAAAAACGGACTTTTTGCCTCAATCAACATCGGTGCCAGTGCCTTCCGGATGATCATCTGCGAGTATCGTGACGGGGAGGAGAGGGTGCTTGAAACCCTCGTAAAGCCCCTCGGGCTTGGGAAGGACACGTTCACAAAGGGCTACATCACCCTTGATAATGTGTACAAAGCCACCCGGATAATGCAGAACTTCCGCAACAAGCTGGACGAGTTCGGAATTAAGAAGAACTACAAGTGCGTCTGCACCAGCGGTGTGCGTGAGGCGAGAAACCGTTATTTCCTCATAGACCATATATTCCAGAAAACCGGCATTAAGCTGGATGTTGTGGACCCCTCCGAAGAGGTCTATGTTAAATACATAGGCGTTAAGAACGATATACCGGATTTCGATAAATACGAGAGAAAGGGCGTTATCTTCGCAAATATATCAAGCGGTAACGTCTCATTGAATATAATCAAGGACGGAGTAAGTATATTCTCCGGAACCCTTCCCTACGGGAGCCTGCGCCTGCGGGAGATATTCAAGCATATCCCCATCCACAGCCGCCACAAGGCCTACAGGCAGTATGTGAAAACGATGTTTACCACCATAAGCTCTTCCCTCGGCGGGGATATGAGCATTAAGTATATAGTTTGCTCGGGAAGCTCGGTTAACACCCTTCTCAGCATATTCAAGCCTGAGGATAACTTCTTCATGCGCAAACAGCTTGAAGAGCTCTACGAACAGGTTAAGGACAAACCTTCCCAGGAGAATATGATGGATCTCGGCATCAGGATGAACGAGGCGAAGGTCCTTGTTCCCATGCTTGAGATGTATCTGCGGCTTCTCAGCTACGTTAAGTCCGACAGGCTCCGTTTCTCCCGTCTTACCTTTCCCCATATCATGACACGCTACTACTCGAAGTCGGTTAATGATACGGGTTTTAACACCAGACTTCGCAAAACACTCTATTTCATGGGGGAGCGGTTCAACTTCGATAAGCTCCATGCAAAAACAGTGGCCGGTTTTGCCACCAAGCTATTTGATTCCCTCAGCGAACTGCACAACATGGGGAACAAGGAGCGCATACTTCTGGAAGCGGGGGCCATCCTCCACGATATAGGCTACTTTATCGATGCAAAGATGCACCATGAACACTCCTACTATATTGCAAACGCACTCGATATGCCCGGTTTCAGCAAGGATCAGGTTACGATAGTCGCATTCCTTGTGCTTATGCACCGAAACGAGCCTGAGCAGTCACTCGGCAAGCGATTCAGCTATCTTGATATAGATACCCAGCTGATTATACGTAAGCTTGAGAGCATGCTGCGTATTGCGGATGCCCTTGATACCAGCCACATGCAGCTTATTATCGATTTCGATGTTCAGGTGGCGAACAACCGGATTCTTATATCCGCAAGGACAAAGAAGGTTCCATACCTTGAGAAGATTACGTTCGAGCAGAAGAAGGAGCTTTTTATAGAGACCTTCGGTATACCTATAGAACTGGAGACGAGGATTCTTTATGAGTAA
- the potA gene encoding spermidine/putrescine ABC transporter ATP-binding protein PotA, whose amino-acid sequence MADKNCVVRLRNITKSFDKSTVLRDFSLDVYEGEFLTLIGPSGCGKTTILRMIAGFEPVDEGDIFLKDKRINDLPPNSREVNTVFQSYALFPHMSVFDNVAFGLRMDKVDEGEIAERVRDVLGMVKMADYAERKPHQLSGGQQQRVAIARAAVNNPKILLLDEPLSALDYKLRKQMQWELKQLQRKLGITFIFVTHDQEEALSMSDRMVVMNEGIIEQIGTPKKVYEQPTNLFTARFVGEINVLDTVIGAKHEDGYLCTIEGFDSFVKTSKELEMGAQMKLLLRPEDMRIDEEPLDKEFILKGKIEATTYKGATLDSVIALPNGTKLLASEFFDEEYEEFEYSRGEEVSITWVSGWEVLLPDEGKN is encoded by the coding sequence ATGGCAGATAAAAACTGCGTGGTGCGTCTGCGCAATATAACAAAATCATTCGATAAAAGTACAGTCCTCAGGGATTTCAGCCTTGATGTATACGAGGGTGAATTCCTTACCCTCATCGGCCCTTCCGGATGCGGAAAAACTACGATCCTGCGCATGATAGCGGGGTTCGAACCTGTAGATGAAGGGGATATATTCCTTAAGGATAAGAGGATAAACGATTTACCCCCTAATTCCCGGGAGGTAAATACCGTTTTCCAAAGCTACGCCCTCTTCCCTCACATGAGCGTATTCGATAACGTTGCCTTCGGCCTGCGTATGGACAAGGTTGATGAAGGGGAGATAGCCGAACGTGTGCGGGATGTCCTGGGTATGGTAAAGATGGCGGACTATGCAGAGAGGAAGCCGCACCAGCTCTCCGGCGGACAACAGCAGAGGGTTGCCATAGCAAGGGCGGCGGTGAACAACCCGAAGATACTTCTGCTGGATGAACCACTCAGCGCACTCGACTACAAACTCCGAAAGCAGATGCAATGGGAGCTGAAACAGCTCCAACGCAAGCTCGGGATAACCTTCATCTTCGTTACCCACGATCAGGAGGAGGCACTATCTATGTCCGATCGGATGGTGGTGATGAACGAGGGGATAATCGAGCAGATCGGTACGCCGAAGAAGGTATACGAACAGCCCACCAACCTTTTCACCGCAAGGTTTGTGGGGGAGATAAACGTCCTTGATACTGTCATCGGAGCAAAGCATGAGGACGGTTACCTCTGCACCATTGAGGGCTTCGACTCCTTCGTAAAGACATCGAAGGAGCTAGAGATGGGGGCGCAGATGAAGCTTCTTCTCCGCCCCGAGGATATGCGCATCGATGAGGAACCCCTCGATAAGGAATTCATACTGAAGGGCAAAATAGAAGCCACAACATATAAAGGAGCCACCCTCGATTCGGTTATAGCCCTCCCCAACGGCACAAAGCTTCTCGCCAGCGAGTTCTTTGATGAGGAATACGAAGAGTTTGAATACAGCCGTGGCGAGGAGGTCTCCATAACATGGGTTAGCGGATGGGAGGTTCTTCTCCCCGATGAAGGAAAAAACTGA
- the potB gene encoding spermidine/putrescine ABC transporter permease PotB, which yields MNESSFFRNTVIAVISIWLVVFVFLPNVMVIATSFLTRSETDFVQFTFSLESYSRIFTSLYFKIFSNSFKLAAVSTAVCLIAGYPFAYFMARSPKEYRSTLLFLIIIPFWTSSLIRTYAIMIILKTNGIINTLLEKIGLIDEPVQFLYTQGAVVLGMAYSLLPFMILPLYATIEKLDKRYIEAAEDLGASRIQTFTKIILPLTMPGIIAGCMLVFLPAMGLFYIPDLLGGAKNILLGNLIKNQFLTARDWPFGSAASVVMTGVMAVLLLAYYKSMKKLNRSLM from the coding sequence ATGAACGAGAGCAGTTTCTTCCGCAACACAGTTATAGCCGTTATCTCCATATGGCTTGTGGTGTTTGTTTTCCTCCCCAATGTAATGGTCATTGCCACCAGTTTCCTCACCAGAAGTGAGACGGATTTTGTACAGTTCACATTCAGCCTTGAGAGCTACTCGAGGATATTCACAAGCCTGTACTTTAAGATCTTCTCAAACTCCTTCAAGCTGGCGGCTGTATCAACGGCTGTATGCCTCATTGCCGGCTACCCCTTTGCATACTTTATGGCGAGATCCCCGAAGGAGTATCGCTCCACACTCCTCTTTCTTATTATCATCCCCTTCTGGACGAGCTCGCTCATACGTACATATGCGATAATGATAATCCTCAAAACGAACGGAATCATAAACACCCTCCTCGAAAAGATCGGTCTCATCGATGAACCGGTACAGTTCCTTTATACCCAGGGGGCTGTGGTCCTCGGTATGGCGTATTCCCTGCTACCTTTTATGATACTTCCTCTGTACGCCACCATTGAGAAGCTGGACAAGAGATATATAGAAGCGGCGGAGGACCTCGGCGCAAGCCGAATACAGACCTTTACAAAGATTATCCTCCCCCTCACAATGCCCGGCATTATCGCAGGGTGTATGCTGGTTTTCCTCCCAGCTATGGGGCTTTTCTACATACCTGATCTGCTTGGGGGAGCAAAGAATATACTGCTCGGCAACCTTATTAAGAATCAGTTTCTAACGGCAAGGGACTGGCCCTTCGGTTCTGCGGCAAGCGTTGTTATGACAGGGGTAATGGCCGTGCTCCTCCTTGCATACTATAAGAGCATGAAGAAGCTGAACAGGAGCCTGATGTGA
- the potC gene encoding spermidine/putrescine ABC transporter permease PotC, with protein MFSVYAFLYIPIVILIVYSFNQSKYSLEWKGFTLKWYESLAGNSMLIDAALNSVLIGVLSATSATILGTLGAVVLYRYRFRGKKSLYSMIYIVIMSPDIVMGISLLVLFVVVHIELGFTSLLMSHITFNLPFVIVTVFSRLSGFDNAVIEAAKDLGAGEFTVFRKIILPMTLPAVVSGWLLSFTLSMDDVIISFFVTGPSFEILPLRIYSMVRLGVKPEVNALCAIIFMVSLLMVIASQILIKERRR; from the coding sequence ATGTTCAGTGTGTACGCCTTTTTATATATCCCCATCGTGATCCTCATCGTCTACTCCTTCAATCAGTCGAAGTATTCCCTTGAATGGAAAGGCTTTACACTCAAATGGTACGAGAGCCTTGCCGGCAACTCGATGCTTATTGATGCGGCTCTGAACTCTGTGCTCATAGGCGTTCTCTCCGCCACATCTGCCACAATCCTCGGTACACTCGGCGCAGTGGTTTTATACAGATACCGTTTCAGGGGTAAGAAGTCTCTTTACTCAATGATCTATATCGTAATCATGTCCCCAGACATCGTCATGGGCATATCCCTGCTGGTGCTTTTTGTTGTTGTGCATATTGAGCTCGGTTTCACATCCCTGCTTATGTCGCATATAACCTTCAACCTCCCCTTTGTTATCGTCACCGTATTCTCAAGGCTCAGCGGATTTGACAACGCTGTGATAGAGGCGGCGAAGGATCTCGGTGCAGGGGAGTTCACCGTATTCAGAAAGATCATACTGCCTATGACCCTGCCAGCCGTTGTTTCGGGTTGGCTTCTCAGCTTTACGCTGAGCATGGATGATGTGATAATCAGCTTTTTTGTAACCGGACCAAGCTTTGAGATACTCCCCCTTCGGATCTACTCTATGGTCCGGCTGGGAGTTAAACCGGAAGTAAACGCACTTTGTGCTATAATATTCATGGTGTCGCTGTTGATGGTAATAGCGTCACAAATTCTGATTAAGGAGAGGAGACGTTGA
- a CDS encoding Ppx/GppA phosphatase family protein has product MLQLDLTSVAVVDIGSNTVRLQVSELKDKSYKVVEEYKESVRLGDEVFNYGRITEPALERLLASLREVRSIVEHWKVDTIRAVATASFRGADNFEEVIDKIRETCGFNVEVISGEDEARFTCIAATANFQLTKYNALVLDIGGGSAEYSFVRKGVLERAVSLELGCNRLTRQYLKGDPPKSSEVQELKDLYREEIKKLNIDDKIDIIICTGGSMGNLATINYIEKKARLDRAVKYVERKYLKRFISDFRNMSVKERIEVEGMEEKRADIILAAAMQVDIVLEHAEREGFYTLSGGLRTGLTIDTVNSMGIELPFQQNLDDIRHSRLIEIGNKFLFEERHARQVCRLCQKLFDSVAEEEKLTSDDWQLLEAAALLHDIGNYISYSKHHRHSQYLIMNSDLIGYDHDEIVLIGNIARYHRKKGPQEKHRYYRGLSSSQKKKVAVLAGILRIADALDRSHRSHVKELEIKSSKKEMNIKVVSGADVSMELRKVDIKKDILEETINKEIVFK; this is encoded by the coding sequence ATGCTTCAGCTTGATTTAACGAGTGTCGCTGTTGTTGATATTGGCAGTAATACTGTGCGACTTCAGGTCTCAGAATTAAAGGATAAAAGCTATAAAGTAGTTGAGGAATATAAGGAATCAGTACGTCTTGGCGATGAGGTTTTTAACTACGGCAGGATAACAGAGCCCGCCCTTGAGCGTCTTCTGGCGAGCCTGCGTGAGGTTCGCAGTATCGTGGAGCACTGGAAGGTGGACACCATCCGTGCTGTAGCCACCGCTTCCTTCAGGGGTGCGGATAACTTCGAAGAGGTTATCGATAAGATTCGTGAAACCTGCGGTTTCAACGTTGAGGTTATCAGCGGTGAAGACGAGGCGAGGTTCACGTGTATAGCCGCAACGGCAAACTTTCAGCTCACCAAGTACAATGCACTCGTTCTTGATATCGGGGGCGGAAGTGCGGAATATTCCTTTGTACGCAAAGGTGTACTGGAGCGGGCTGTCTCCCTTGAGCTTGGGTGCAACCGTCTCACGAGGCAGTACCTCAAGGGTGATCCTCCAAAGTCCTCGGAAGTGCAGGAGCTTAAGGATCTTTACCGTGAGGAGATTAAAAAGCTTAATATTGATGATAAGATCGATATAATAATATGCACTGGCGGCTCCATGGGAAACCTGGCCACCATAAACTATATTGAGAAGAAGGCGAGGCTCGACAGGGCGGTTAAGTACGTTGAGCGAAAGTACCTCAAGCGTTTCATCAGCGATTTCCGCAACATGAGTGTCAAGGAGCGTATCGAGGTTGAAGGTATGGAGGAGAAGAGGGCGGATATAATACTTGCCGCCGCCATGCAGGTGGATATCGTCCTTGAGCATGCCGAGCGGGAGGGCTTTTACACCCTCAGTGGCGGCCTGCGTACAGGGCTTACCATCGACACTGTCAACTCCATGGGGATCGAGCTCCCCTTCCAGCAGAACCTTGATGATATTCGACACTCAAGGCTCATAGAGATAGGGAACAAGTTCCTCTTTGAGGAGCGTCATGCAAGGCAGGTGTGCAGGCTCTGCCAGAAGCTCTTTGATTCAGTGGCAGAGGAGGAGAAGCTCACTTCCGATGACTGGCAGCTCCTTGAAGCTGCGGCACTCCTCCACGATATCGGCAACTATATATCATACTCCAAGCACCACAGACACTCGCAGTACCTTATTATGAACTCCGACCTCATCGGGTATGACCATGACGAGATTGTGCTTATAGGCAATATCGCCAGATACCATAGAAAGAAGGGGCCGCAGGAAAAGCATAGATACTACAGGGGTCTCAGCTCCTCTCAGAAGAAGAAGGTTGCCGTTCTTGCGGGAATACTCCGCATAGCAGATGCCCTGGACCGTTCCCACAGGTCCCATGTTAAGGAACTGGAAATCAAGTCATCCAAAAAGGAGATGAATATTAAGGTCGTCTCCGGTGCGGATGTTTCCATGGAACTTAGGAAGGTGGATATCAAGAAGGACATCTTGGAGGAAACAATTAACAAAGAGATTGTGTTTAAATGA